The sequence CTTGCGAGTCTTAGCACTGCACATTGCAACATATGAACATTTTTATACAAGGTAGAATATCTTTTTATTGATGTTGACTACTACAACTGCGAAGCATTGAAACTGCACAGCTTGAGCTAAAAAAGTGCGTAGTGCAATATCTGACTACTTACGAAGAACCTAATGAGCACAGACTCGTAGAGGCATACACATTCGCTTGTTTACACGCTGGAAAACAATCACAAAGTTCAACCGATCACAAATCTAGGCGTACTATACGTAAAAAATGATTCGCATATTTCGCCTCCGCAAATGGCTGCTAATTCTAGACGTCAGAGGAAAAGGCAACATTAAAACTGTCACAACATTATTCTAAATTTTTAAGTTATCATGTCCTTTTTGAACGCGTGGATGCAAACGATTTCTTTGCAAGTGGAATTATTACGATACGTTTTACTTGTGCCTTAATAATTATCAGTTTTAAGACTCAACAAGCCGAATGGAGCCGAAAGATCGAAGCTCAGGCAAATCCATGCACTTCCCATCATTGCCATGCTAGCTCAAGCgctatgcgttgcagctcccataggaactagcgccagatttctgtCTAGTGTATTATTAAGAAACTATATGGGCATAACCTGTCGGCTTTGGCCCGCGGCTGCATCACATATGGCGTCGCCCTCACAGATGAAAAATCAGTTATGTTTTTTTCGCAGAATACGTGTCAGGAATACATCCAACTAGCAGACACGAGACCTTCTGATGAAAAAGCTCTAAACCGACCGCTTAACGTACCGCTGATTCTGCTCTAAATCCAGCGCTAATTCTGTGGTTAATGTAGCGCTATTATAGTTCCTATGTAGGctttggtgtagttctaaattgcgcgctaaatcctgcgctaatccCCTTCTTGTGTAGATTGTGGTACAGTTCTAAATACTGCGCTAATGCTGCtacactaccgtgaaacctgaaaAAGTGCTTAGCACGGGCAACCCTGTGAATTCCTCGGCAATCGCgcacttgccaccgcctcagcaatcgcgcgtttgccgaggcggaggcgccctctcttgcgcggcacggTTCACAGCTGGATGTATCAGAAGCATTTTTGGCAATttcaggtaaattattgcgaCTATTTCTTGGTAAATTTATGTAGTTGATATTATCTGAGACCTTGTTAGCTTGTTtttcactggttttgagcattgttagccttgttttagtcctgtattgaccactgcgtgaccatgacAAATGAGAATGGATGGACGACCAGCCGGGCCCCTGAAGTTGCCCTTGAAAAACGTTAAGATTTCATGTTTCTGACGTCGTCATACTGCTACTTTTGTCTTTGAAGGGCCCGCAGGACCAAATGGTGTGCTCTGTGTTGCCTGCAGAGCTTTTCGTATCTATGGCAGCCACTCTTTCATTCTCACAAAAGTGAGCCTTGGGATTCATCTTCAGAAAGAGAATGCTACACTGTTTCTTTCTTAAGTGGGGTAAGTCAGGAGACAGAGACTCATCTTTCCATGTTCGTGGGAATGTGATATGCccaaatgaatgaaatgaaataaattgtACTCGAATAAAAGAAGCTGCTTCGGCGATTTTTGGAAGAGCTTCATTGCAGTGCGTGTCGTCCCTTCGCCTTCTTATTTCCctgcactagaagagaaacttggaaGAGTTGGTAGTAATGCATAATTGAGAGGCTACCGAGCTTAACAGACTAGGACAGAGGAAAGAAGATGACCCTGAaaaaagcgctgactcacaacctAAAGTTTGCTTAGTGAACCAACATGTTTTTATGCAACACCTGATCTGATTACAACAATGCAACTGTATATGCGTATGTGAAGCCATCCGGGGGATAAACAAGCCGATTACACGTGGCAGAAACATATGCTTCATAACGAAATTGGACAAGGGCAAAAAACATGGTTGTCGAAAAATATATGCAGCGATAATCTAACGTTACAAACTCTGATTTAAACTACCACTTTTTATATGGGCGACAGGCTTCCTTTCCTATCATGGTCGAAGCCATCCGTAAGCTCCTAGTGCTCGCTCCTTAAGGTTTAACGAGCGATTGTTTTCAACTACTGGTGGTCATCCACACACTCCGCAATTCAACGGAAAGTACAAACCACCTGAACCTTTCAAGGATGACAAGTTTTGTTAAGGTAATATTTCCAGAGCTACTGGTTCGTCCTATCAAAAACTGCCCTCATTACCTGCAAAATAACTACTTGGATTTGAAATAAACAAATATTACATTATAGGTGTAGTATTATCAACATTTACCCACACGTCGACCATCAGTTGTAATTTCTTTGCGCAAAGAAAATACTATGATGCAATACTTTCGAGCGCTGAACACCAATTTGCTAGAATAGTCATTTTGAAGGAAACGAAAGGCCAGTTGAGGGGCGTACAGCGTTATGAAATCCCTAAGAACAACTTGGCGAATGCAGAGAACAAATAGTTATGTATCTGCTATAATGTTTCCAACGGTACTTGAGGATTAGCAGACATTTCAAGGTGAATACTGGGAAAGAATGAAACTTTTTCCGATAGTTTTTTTGAAGGTGCACCGCACGATGTGGCTGCTTTAACCACAAAGCATTGAGACAAGTGTATGCACCAGTAAAAAAAGGAGCCATTTACAACGTTGTCATCGTTGCCATAACAGTAAATTATTCTGGACGAACTTGCTGGAGAAGCTCTGTCATTGCTGTCTGTAGGAAGAAGGCAAGCACGTTCGCCTATATGAGCAAGCTTTGAGACAATGCCCGGTCGTTTTCATTGGCCCAGTATAtctaaaaaaagaacttgacTATACAAAATAAGAGAACTTGGTGGATTGCATTCGTGGACTTTGTATAGTACCTACTTTTTGCTTAGCATGTTTTTTTGCGTAGCTTCTCCTTTAGCTCGCGGCTGACAGGCGATCTGCAAGAATTTAGTATTTAAGAAGCATGGATACTCCACGTTTCTTCACAAGACTTGGACAGCTGAAAACCAGGACCATGACTCGTTTCTTTGTTGCCTCCGTTCTCGCCATGTCTGTGGCCTGCGTGGCTTCCTACCAACAGACCATGCTGCTGAGGGGACCGTCAGGAGGCCTTGGCCCGAGTAAGTTTGGTATGCAAGTTATGTAGCGGCAGAATGTGTGATTCAGGAACTGATGTATTTTATGCTCCCGATTTAAGATATCGTACATCTTAACTTGCGACGGAGTTTACCAAATCATAGAAGCAGGTGCTCTGCTGAATTAGATTTGGCGTGTTTCACCTTAACGAAGAACCAAATATATACTTACAACGCACTTTTTATGCATTTTCAAAAATTTCCAGGAATCGCAGATGCTCCTAGAACTAGACATTATAACTTTGTCCCTGTAACGTCGCACGAAAGATATATGCCAAAATAATGTCAGTTCAGTGCATTACATTACATACATGATTGCTTTGAATGCAACTATGTCAAGATATTATACAGACCTGGTTAAATTTAAGAAACAGTTAGTTATAATCACTTTAAAAGTACACGAAATTATGGTTAACCTCAAAATCAATAGGCATCCTACTTTTCTGACAAGCCTTAGGTTGGTCGCCAGCACTCGCACAATGTGTGCGCTGCGCTGAAAAATGTCAGTAATATTTTCGTGCTGCTGTGCGACGACGTATTTACAGCAGTAAGTATTTTACATCATAAGCCCAGAGAATAGTAAACTAAACCACGAAATTTTTTTGGCTTATAGGGGCATGCAGTTAACATAAGTTGTGATGGTCGTGCATcgtgcagaaaaacaaaacatgcaacTCGGCATAAAAATACCTCGTTTTTGAATTTCCGCCTCTTTTCATAACCTATCTGGCTCTAAAATAAAACACCGCGGCCAAATACCAGGCTTAAGTTGGCATTGGATCCGGAATTCGAAAATAAATGTGGAAATACATTTGAGCAGTTCGCCATGGAATTCCTCTCTTTGTTATGGATATATTTGAACCATTAAATCGCAGTTGTTATCGAACTAGATGATGAATACCGTAACAAATTACCCCTTATATCTGTTCTGCGTGCATTGTATAGCTTTGCGCTTCTCACTTGCTTTGGTTTTCTACCTAAGAGGAAACATTAGATCCATAGCTTTAATATAAGTGCGCACGAATGGTAAGGTTCGTGTTTGCTTGCAACAACGGAACTGAAATTGGTGAAGCTTGTTATATTCAAACTATATACGGATAAATTATTGCTTTTATTTATTAACCTCAGTAAAGCTTAAAAACTGCAAGCAGTAATCTAGTGACTGTAGGAAGCCGAGCTTTAACTTAAAATTTATAATTTGATAAACTGCACTTCAAATAGTTTATTAAATAAATGAAGTGTCAGCTTTGCACCAATTTATGCAAGTGGCGAATAATTACACCAAATGTTTTCGCCTAAAACGGTCGAAGGTAGGATGTGTAAGGTGCTTCTCAAGCCGCTTTTGGTGTACAGCTGCGTATTTGTATATTAGGCGCCTGAATTCTTTCTTAAaaattcaaaaaaaaataatttggaAACTTTTGAAATATTTTTCAGCTTCTTCCAGGCATTAAATTGTCATGCTGTTTTGAACGCTCGCTCAATTTAACATTTTTGCAAAGTTCTAGAAACGTAATTGAAGTAGGTGAAGGTTTTTACACTTAAAGGTGTCTCAGCGTTTCATGCGTGTGCGAATTCAAATAATAAAGTCTCAGACGGCTGCGAGATAGAACTTCCGCTTATGTAGACTGACCTATAAAAATGTGTTCAATAGAAGTGATCCTAAACATCCGTACTATATTTATTCGCTCCCTAAAAGGGCATAGAAGTAATATATCTTCGAAATACCTATATCCCTCACCTAAAACTATAAACACCTATTACCTATAACTATTATCTTGAATGCTTCGGCCTAGTGTAAATGAAGTTAGGAGGAATAAAATATTCTAATATTTTATCTTACAAAATAGACACAACCATGCTCATTCTCGCATGCATGTGCTGCACATAAAATAACTTCAGTTgtcacacacacaagaaaactcaaaaacatattgcttctGGCGCACATTATTGCTAATCAGTGTGGACACTTCCACACATTTAACCCAGGGTTCTGACCGTTATCGTTGttattatgtgcatgttttcGGTGGAAAAATACTGAAGGTAGCgcgatcgaattccggccgcggcggctgcatttatgGAGACAAAATGCTGAAGGCAGACGTGCTTTGATTTAGatgcacgataaagaacaccgggtggtcgatatttccggagccctccactatggcgtctttcgtaatgacatcgtggttttaggatgtaACAACCTAGCAGTAATTAttattaagtaaaaaaaaatgttcccacAAAAAAAGTAAGGACGCGAAAACATTGTATATAGAAAATTTGTTCCTTGGCTAACCACGATACCGTTGTGGAAAACGTCAAATATAATTAAAAATAACTGGGCTGAATATCCCGTGAACATATTTGCAGGCAGTGGCGGCGGTAGTTTCGGCAGTCCTGGATCTGGAGGTGGCGCTGGTGGTTTTGGCCTTGGTAGTGGCTACGGCAGTGGCGGCAGTGGATTCGGCTTGGGCAGTAGTTCACTAGGCGCCGCCTACGGTAGTGGCGATTCACTTTCTGGTTTTGGTAGTGGTAGTCCCAGCTCCAGCAGCAGTGGCTACGGCTTGGGTGGTGGCCTCGGAAGTGGCTTCGGAAATGGGGCCGGTAGTAGCCTAGGAGGTGGCCTCAGCGGTGGCCTCGGCGGTGGTCTTGGAGGTGGCCTCGGCGGTGGTCTCGGCAGTGGTCTTGGAGGCGGCCTCGGAGGTGGTCTCGGCAGTAGCTACGGAGGCGGCCCTGGTGGTGGCCTCAGTTTCGGAAGCAGTGGCTCCAGCGGACAAGGGCTTGGCTTTGGTAGACTTGGAGGCCCAAGCAGTTCCGGCGGTTTCGCGGGCGGCCCGGTAATTTTTGGAGGCGAGGGCCAAGTGCAACAGCGAACTCGCCTATGAATGCCAAGAGgaccaagaaagagagaaacactgTCAATATGTCGGCTGTAGTTCAATAAAGCAGCTTTGGCCACAGGCTGAGAAAACAACAACGAATGCATGTTTCATGGTGGCTCTTAGAACCTGAACACACTAGTTCTACTTTACCACTGTGCATAATTTGCAAAATAGAAACCAGAGAATGTCTAACTTGTCCTGCGCAGAAAGGTTCCAATGAGGATCTGTCCTATATGGGAGCAATGAAATACGCAAATATAACATACGGAAAGAACCTATTTGGCCCAAGTGTTTTTTCCCATTGGCCCGTCGGCTTCGCTAATATTATGTcacgcatcgtgattggctgaaatattaccATGCGAAAGCTTTTAACGTAGGACATTTCTGTGAACACGGGTCCTGTTCTACTGCACGCCagtgcttccttccttcattgcACAGAAATATCAGTAGCTCTTGTCA comes from Rhipicephalus sanguineus isolate Rsan-2018 chromosome 7, BIME_Rsan_1.4, whole genome shotgun sequence and encodes:
- the LOC125759382 gene encoding uncharacterized protein LOC125759382 isoform X2, whose protein sequence is MDTPRFFTRLGQLKTRTMTRFFVASVLAMSVACVASYQQTMLLRGPSGGLGPSSGGGSFGSPGSGGGAGGFGLGSGYGSGGSGFGLGSSSLGAAYGSGDSLSGFGSGSPSSSSSGYGLGGGLGSGFGNGAGSSLGGGLGGGLGSGLGGGLGGGLGSSYGGGPGGGLSFGSSGSSGQGLGFGRLGGPSSSGGFAGGPVIFGGEGQVQQRTRL
- the LOC125759382 gene encoding uncharacterized protein LOC125759382 isoform X3; translation: MDTPRFFTRLGQLKTRTMTRFFVASVLAMSVACVASYQQTMLLRGPSGGLGPSSGGGSFGSPGSGGGAGGFGLGSGYGSGGSGFGLGSSSLGAAYGSGDSLSGFGSGSPSSSSSGYGLGGGLGSGFGNGAGSGLGGGLGSGLGGGLGGGLGSSYGGGPGGGLSFGSSGSSGQGLGFGRLGGPSSSGGFAGGPVIFGGEGQVQQRTRL
- the LOC125759382 gene encoding uncharacterized protein LOC125759382 isoform X1, whose protein sequence is MDTPRFFTRLGQLKTRTMTRFFVASVLAMSVACVASYQQTMLLRGPSGGLGPSSGGGSFGSPGSGGGAGGFGLGSGYGSGGSGFGLGSSSLGAAYGSGDSLSGFGSGSPSSSSSGYGLGGGLGSGFGNGAGSSLGGGLSGGLGGGLGGGLGGGLGSGLGGGLGGGLGSSYGGGPGGGLSFGSSGSSGQGLGFGRLGGPSSSGGFAGGPVIFGGEGQVQQRTRL